From Hyla sarda isolate aHylSar1 chromosome 5, aHylSar1.hap1, whole genome shotgun sequence, a single genomic window includes:
- the OTUD1 gene encoding OTU domain-containing protein 1: MPAFSYLPQAQGSAHTHFRPMCSQERIVPIRLLQPRFGRSGSSMQLSAPHLQKSQECQAQPQPSSSPPSDLHTWLSDMVQQESIRPEESSRYWRPSTNSSPSLPLADQGPRGPAESSQERLALHLAELEKQDKYLREKNRYRFHIIPDGNCLYRAISKAMYGDQSLHSELRERTVHHVADHLDTFNLIIEGDIGEFLINAAQDGAWAGYPELLAMSQMLNVNIHLTTGGRLECPTVSTMVHHLGAEDPSRHSIWLSWLSNGHYDAVFGEPLPNPEYESWSKQNQAQRHRDQELAKSMALSLSKMYIEQNSCS, from the coding sequence ATGCCCGCCTTCTCCTACCTCCCCCAGGCGCAGGGCAGCGCTCACACCCACTTCAGACCCATGTGCAGCCAGGAGAGGATCGTGCCAATCCGCCTCCTCCAGCCAAGATTTGGGAGGTCGGGGTCCAGCATGCAGCTATCTGCCCCCCATCTCCAGAAGAGCCAGGAGTGCCAGGCCCAGCCGCAGCCATCCTCCTCCCCCCCTTCAGACCTCCATACATGGCTGAGCGATATGGTGCAGCAGGAAAGCATCAGGCCGGAGGAGAGCAGCCGATACTGGCGGCCCAGCACCAACAGCTCCCCCTCCCTGCCGCTGGCAGATCAGGGCCCCAGGGGCCCCGCGGAGTCCTCCCAGGAGCGCCTGGCTTTGCATCTGGCCGAGTTGGAGAAGCAGGACAAGTATCTGCGAGAGAAGAACCGATATCGCTTCCACATCATCCCCGACGGTAATTGCTTGTACCGAGCGATCAGTAAGGCCATGTACGGCGACCAGAGCCTGCACTCCGAGCTCCGGGAGCGCACCGTGCACCATGTGGCCGACCACCTGGACACCTTCAACCTGATCATCGAGGGGGACATCGGGGAGTTCCTGATCAACGCCGCCCAGGATGGAGCCTGGGCCGGGTACCCAGAATTACTAGCCATGAGCCAAATGCTCAATGTCAACATCCACCTGACCACTGGAGGTCGCCTGGAGTGCCCCactgtgtccaccatggtgcaccACCTGGGGGCAGAGGACCCCTCCAGGCACAGCATCTGGCTAAGCTGGCTCAGCAATGGGCACTATGATGCTGTCTTTGGGGAACCCTTACCCAATCCGGAGTATGAGAGCTGGAGCAAGCAGAACCAGGCCCAGAGACACCGAGACCAAGAGCTGGCCAAGTCCATGGCCCTTTCCCTGTCCAAAATGTACATTGAGCAGAACTCTTGTTCCTGA